CTCATCAACGGCGGCTTCTGATTCAATCGCTGCTACGAGAAACGGTCGAGCCAACCCTCCTAAATCGGCTCCTAAAGCGATGGATTTGGCAAGGTCTAAGCCATTTTTTAAGCCCCCAGAAGCAATTAAAGGAATGGTTGAATTCATGGACCGAATGGCGGTAATACATTCAGCCGTAGGTAAACCCCAATCGGCAAAAACTTGTCCGAGATGCCTTTGTCTGTTGTCTTTGGCTCTTTGGCTTTCGACTTTGGCCCAGGACGTGCCTCCGGCCCCCGCCACATCAATTGCGGCAACTCCGGCTTCAATTAATTTTTTGGCCATCGGCGCAGAGATGCCATTTCCGACTTCCTTGGCGATGACGGGGACGGGCAATTGAGCGCAAATTTGCTCGATTTTAGCGAGTAACCCTTTAAAATTAGAATCGCCTCCCGATTGCACCCATTCTTGTAAAGGATTGAGATGCAAAATTAAGGCATCAGCTTCTAATAATTCCACCAGTTTTAAACAGTCTTCTAAACCGCAGCCGTAATTTAACTGTACAGCCCCTAAATTCGCTAACAGGAGAATATCTGGCGCCAGAGAACGGACTGCAAAGGTCGGCGCTAATTCCGGTTGTTCGAGTGCAATGCGTTGAGAACCCACCCCCATCGCTAAACCATAACGTTGAGCGACCGTTGCCAATCGAGTATTGACTAAATGGGCTAATTCCGTTCCTCCGGTCATGGAAGAGATGAGAATTGGAGCTTTTAGAGATTTCCCCAAAAAGGTTGTCCCCAGTTCAATATCGCTACGGTCAAGTTCAGGAAGACAACAATGGGTAAAGCGATATTTTTCTAAACCGTTTGTAAGTTGTTGAAACTCTACATCTTCTTCGATACAAACTCGCAGATGTTCGCTTTTACGATTTTCAATTTCACTGGGAAGATTAGGCTGTGACATAGTTGTTATCAAGCATAAGGGTTAAACATTAAGTTGAGGTTAAAAATCGAGTTCTGAAAGCAGTTCATCTAGTTCTACCTGATTAAGATCCGCATCGGGAAAATCCGATGGAGTATAGCCTCCTTCTACCGATAAACAATGGTTAATCAGGCTTTCTAAAGAATCTCGATAGGCAGCAGCTAAATTTTTGATCGTTGTTTGATGATGAAAATTCTCACTATATTGCCATTCTATATCAAGTTGCCCATCAACCACAATTCCATGAATCGCAATTAAATGGGAACGTTGTCCCAAAGGACTATGAATGGAACCACTGGATGCTTGAGATAATTTCCAGCCTATCTCGCCGATTTGATGGCTGGTAAATTGACCTAAATAATTAAAGCTAATTTGAGCTTTTGGATAGTTTTTTAACGGGGATTGAATTGTTAAATCTGAGTTGAGATAATATCCAATTCCATAATCAAATCCTCGATTCGGAATTTGTCGTAATTGCTCTTTAATAGACTTGAGACACTCACCCGGATGGTGAAGATTTTCTAAGGTCAAAAAGACGGGGAAAATACTGGTAAACCAACCCACAGTTCTAGATAAATTCACGGATTCAATTACATTCTCTCTTCCATGACCCTCCATGTCAAGCAAAAGTCCATAATTTCCTGTCCAATGGCCAAAAGCTTGGACTAAAGCGGTCAATAAAATATCATTAATTTGGGTGTTATAAACTTGCGGAACCTCCTGTAAGAGTAAGCGGGTTTGTTCTTCGTTTAAGGTGAAAGAAACCGTTTTGGCATGGGCAACAATGTTAGATTGGGCATCCCCCTGAGCATCCACAGGAAGAGGAGAAATTGAGGGAAAATCACGGTTTAGCCAATACTTGAATTGAGCGTAAAACTCTGGGGTTTTACCATAGTTTTGCAGTTCCTCAGCCCAAGTTTTAAAAGAACTGGTTTTAGGAGGAAGTTGCAGAGGCTTTTGGGTTTCTAATTGGTGGTAAATCGTAACGAAATCTTCGAGGATAATCCGCCAAGAAATTCCATCTACTGCTAAATGATGAATCACAATTAACATTTTTCCACTCTCACCCAAGGCGAAGAAAACCACCGCCATTAAGGGTCCTTCCTCTAAGTTGAGTACCCGTTGTTGAACCTCAGAAATTTCTGCCATCTTGGTCAATTGTTCATGGTAAGATAGATGGGATAAATCCACCTTTTCAAAAGCAAAATTATTGCAATCATCGCTGTGATTTTGTTGCCATTGTTCTCCTTGTTGCACAAACCGTAACCGCAAAGCGTCATGGTGATAGAGTATTTTAGAAATAGTTTGTTTTAATAAATCTGGTTGTAGATTATTGGGAACCTCTAACAAGATAGATTGATTAAAGTGATGACGTTCGGGCCAGTTTTGTTCAAAAAACCATTTTTGAATCGGAGTTAACGGGACTTCACCTGTAACTAATCCCTGGTCAATTTCAGTGATAGTAGTTGTTTCCGCTACGGTGGCTAATTGAGCGATAGTTTGATGACTAAATAATTGTTTAGGAGTAATTTGTAATCCCGCTTGATTAGCTTGAGCAATGATTTGAATGGCTAAGATAGAATCTCCTCCCAATTCAAAAAAGTTATCGTTAATACTAATAGTTTTAAGTCCTAAAACCCTTTGCCAAATTGCAGCGAGAATGCGTTCTGTTCCTGTACCTGGACTGAGATTGATGGCAGCTTCATCCTCTAATTCTAGTGCAGGTTTGGGGAGCGCACGACGATCAATTTTACCATTAGGAGTTAGGGGAAAAGCGTCTAACAAAACGAAGAAAGCAGGAACCATATATTGAGGTAACTTTTCTTGCAAAAATAGACGCAATTGAGAAACAGTTAAGTTTTGAGAGCCAATTACATAAGCACATAAACGTTTAACGCCGGGTTGATCTTCTCTAGCAATAATAATCGCTTCTTTAACTTGGGGATGTTGATTGAGAATGGTTTCAATTTCCCCTAATTCAATTCTAAAACCTCTAATCTTAACTTGATCATCAATACGTCCAATAAATTCAATTTGTCCGTCGTTTCCATAACGAACTAAATCACCAGTTTTATAAAGGCGATCACTGAGTTTTTGACTAAGAGGATTAGCAATAAATTTAGAATCGGTTAACTCTGGACGGTTGAGATATCCTTTAGCTAATCCTGAACCACCAATGTATAATTCTCCTGGAATTCCAATCGGTACAGGTTGTTGATATTGATCTAAAATATAGACCTGAGTATTGCTAATGGGGCGACCAATAGGCGGTGCTTTTTCGGTTAATAAATCTGGGGTTATTTTAACAGATGTTGTAACAACAGTATTTTCAGTTGGACCATAGTTGTTGACTAATGTAAAGGGAATGGAGGTAGGGGGAAAATCATTGAGTTTATCTCCTCCAGTTAACATTAATCTTAATGGACAATTGGGAGACCAATCTAGGGGAATTAGGGTTTCTGCAAGAGGAGTGGGTAAGAAAGAAACGGTGATTTTTTGGGCAATTAACCACTCTTGCAGTTGGTTCGGTGATGTTAGCAAATCTTGGGGAACAATCGCCAAACACGCCCCAGCTGTTAAATGAGGCCAAATTTCCCAAACTGAAGCATCAAAGGCAATTCCAGCTAATTGAGTGACTCGATCAATTGTTGTAATATTAAAAGCGTTTTGATGCCAAGAAACTAGGTTTAATAAACTTTGATGTTGAATTAAAACTCCCTTTGGTTTTCCAGTAGAACCAGAGGTATAAATGACATAAGCTAAATTCTCAGATGTCATCGGATGGAGGGGATTATCTTGCGGATGATGATCAAGAATTTTCCCATCCTGATCTAAACAAAATATTGT
This portion of the Microcystis aeruginosa NIES-2549 genome encodes:
- the fni gene encoding type 2 isopentenyl-diphosphate Delta-isomerase; this translates as MSQPNLPSEIENRKSEHLRVCIEEDVEFQQLTNGLEKYRFTHCCLPELDRSDIELGTTFLGKSLKAPILISSMTGGTELAHLVNTRLATVAQRYGLAMGVGSQRIALEQPELAPTFAVRSLAPDILLLANLGAVQLNYGCGLEDCLKLVELLEADALILHLNPLQEWVQSGGDSNFKGLLAKIEQICAQLPVPVIAKEVGNGISAPMAKKLIEAGVAAIDVAGAGGTSWAKVESQRAKDNRQRHLGQVFADWGLPTAECITAIRSMNSTIPLIASGGLKNGLDLAKSIALGADLGGLARPFLVAAIESEAAVDELVKFLIAELEIVLFCTGNPNLSALKNSGALKPC
- a CDS encoding non-ribosomal peptide synthetase, translating into MKVAEFLSYLNSLDIKLWLEEEKLKYQAPQGVMTPEIKQEIGTRKPEILTFLRSATTPSKPVESVIDPVARTEDLPLSFAQQRMWFLYQMDRQNPAYNEALTIRLTGRLNIDILEQTINAIIQRHESLRTTFPVVEGKPIQKIAPSLKIKLLVVNLKDIPQEQIDKQIIEELQKPFDLTQSPLLRCTLFDLGYENYILVNVFHHIIIDGWSKGILFKELSKFYQALLSNSTVDLPELAIQYADFAVWQRQWLQGKILENQLNYWKKQLTAAPPLLELPTDKPRPATPNFRGHSISFQIDSELTEKLKLLSQKSGVTLFMTLLAALNTLLFRYSGQDDILIGTPTANRNRQEIEPLIGFFVNTLVLRNSLEGNPTFSGLLQQARNVVLEAYANQDVPFEQVVDGLEIERSLSYNPLFQVMFAMQNAPLNALELPNLKAQYLAVENQRIKFDLSLVLEEIETEKGAYLEGFWEYDSDLFTPERINRMVGHFQTLLKGIVANPQQTIGELPLLTESEEQQLLVEWNQTQTSYPDHYCIHQLFEAWVEQTPDAIAVIDGEKSLTYEQLNQKANQLAYYLQNLGVKNEDLVGICIERSVLMIIGLLGILKAGAAYIPLDPNYPSERLAYMLEDSAVSVLLTQENLVHTLPNYLGTIFCLDQDGKILDHHPQDNPLHPMTSENLAYVIYTSGSTGKPKGVLIQHQSLLNLVSWHQNAFNITTIDRVTQLAGIAFDASVWEIWPHLTAGACLAIVPQDLLTSPNQLQEWLIAQKITVSFLPTPLAETLIPLDWSPNCPLRLMLTGGDKLNDFPPTSIPFTLVNNYGPTENTVVTTSVKITPDLLTEKAPPIGRPISNTQVYILDQYQQPVPIGIPGELYIGGSGLAKGYLNRPELTDSKFIANPLSQKLSDRLYKTGDLVRYGNDGQIEFIGRIDDQVKIRGFRIELGEIETILNQHPQVKEAIIIAREDQPGVKRLCAYVIGSQNLTVSQLRLFLQEKLPQYMVPAFFVLLDAFPLTPNGKIDRRALPKPALELEDEAAINLSPGTGTERILAAIWQRVLGLKTISINDNFFELGGDSILAIQIIAQANQAGLQITPKQLFSHQTIAQLATVAETTTITEIDQGLVTGEVPLTPIQKWFFEQNWPERHHFNQSILLEVPNNLQPDLLKQTISKILYHHDALRLRFVQQGEQWQQNHSDDCNNFAFEKVDLSHLSYHEQLTKMAEISEVQQRVLNLEEGPLMAVVFFALGESGKMLIVIHHLAVDGISWRIILEDFVTIYHQLETQKPLQLPPKTSSFKTWAEELQNYGKTPEFYAQFKYWLNRDFPSISPLPVDAQGDAQSNIVAHAKTVSFTLNEEQTRLLLQEVPQVYNTQINDILLTALVQAFGHWTGNYGLLLDMEGHGRENVIESVNLSRTVGWFTSIFPVFLTLENLHHPGECLKSIKEQLRQIPNRGFDYGIGYYLNSDLTIQSPLKNYPKAQISFNYLGQFTSHQIGEIGWKLSQASSGSIHSPLGQRSHLIAIHGIVVDGQLDIEWQYSENFHHQTTIKNLAAAYRDSLESLINHCLSVEGGYTPSDFPDADLNQVELDELLSELDF